In Deinococcus psychrotolerans, a genomic segment contains:
- a CDS encoding permease prefix domain 1-containing protein translates to MKQTERYLRAATRGLWGRARRELQTELQGHINERVAEFRLGGLSSEDAERQTLRELGTPVRVSGGMLGVHTVPALGKAGALSLLLATTLLTTLPQGLAQVKSIYGSVENMWPSSYLNFEQLMDSIKTAGGELSGPPNAATLTVPDAPRSQYPLNTAQWKGATLSQEGKTYLHTDLLVSTLKNTGANVRVRGWTNPTLTAGATNIHLETDDWRVLNDLYTLTLIMSGPKLNAGSVMNSLEPNGNTSDITFKGTFKKDAVYAFVTPVFGDWTSQKTGGELLNSGNIILKSNVNQAKDGQVQFRMDNEAKHFKLYSDVNAFQAALDPYRDTGKIHHWDAAHPAPALILELSGHFGPDAYSVVPTQSVQRP, encoded by the coding sequence GACTGTGGGGCCGAGCGCGGCGCGAACTGCAAACCGAATTGCAGGGGCACATCAACGAGCGGGTGGCCGAGTTCCGGCTGGGCGGTCTGAGTTCCGAAGATGCCGAGCGCCAAACTTTGCGCGAACTCGGCACGCCCGTGCGGGTCAGCGGCGGAATGCTGGGCGTGCATACCGTTCCGGCACTGGGCAAAGCGGGTGCGCTGAGTTTGCTGCTGGCGACCACCCTGCTCACCACCTTGCCGCAGGGATTGGCACAGGTCAAAAGTATTTACGGCAGTGTGGAGAATATGTGGCCGTCCAGTTACCTCAATTTTGAGCAACTGATGGACTCCATCAAAACAGCGGGCGGCGAACTCAGCGGCCCGCCGAACGCCGCTACTCTTACCGTACCGGATGCGCCGCGCTCCCAGTATCCGCTCAATACGGCCCAGTGGAAGGGCGCAACGCTGAGTCAAGAGGGCAAAACCTATCTGCACACGGATTTGCTCGTTTCTACTCTCAAAAACACCGGGGCCAACGTGCGCGTGAGGGGCTGGACAAATCCCACATTAACGGCTGGGGCAACCAACATTCACCTTGAAACGGATGACTGGCGGGTGCTCAACGATCTCTATACGCTGACGTTGATCATGTCAGGGCCGAAACTCAATGCTGGAAGTGTCATGAACAGCTTGGAACCCAACGGCAACACCAGCGACATCACCTTCAAAGGCACTTTCAAAAAAGATGCCGTCTACGCTTTCGTGACACCTGTTTTTGGCGACTGGACAAGTCAGAAAACCGGGGGAGAGTTACTGAACAGCGGCAATATCATCTTGAAAAGCAATGTCAACCAAGCCAAAGACGGTCAAGTGCAATTTAGGATGGACAACGAAGCCAAACATTTCAAACTTTATTCCGATGTGAACGCCTTTCAAGCCGCGCTCGATCCCTACCGCGACACGGGTAAAATCCACCACTGGGACGCCGCCCACCCCGCCCCGGCGCTGATTCTGGAACTCAGCGGACATTTCGGGCCGGATGCTTATAGCGTCGTGCCTACTCAGTCGGTGCAGCGTCCTTAA